The Theobroma cacao cultivar B97-61/B2 chromosome 2, Criollo_cocoa_genome_V2, whole genome shotgun sequence genome includes the window AAAATAGCCCCTTACTGAGCACTGGTGACCAATACTACATAAATGGCAAAATTTGAAAAGCCATTAGACCAAAAAAAAGGGGCGGGCTAACTTCACATTTAACCTCTTTACCATAGTGTTCACAAAGTAAGCATACGCACCATTTTGCAGCAATTCCATTAGTCTTCAGGGGGCAATAGTCCATTATAGTTTATAATCAAGTGCTTTGTTGCAATGAGTAAATCATCTACAAATGGCTATCACCATGTAAGGTATTGCTTCAATTTAGCTTGTCAATAATCCAAGGATCATCATCAGTGGAACTACTGTGCAAACAGAACAATGAACTTTCATAGATAACATCATAAATACAAGGGGATATTTTGCcaaatgaaaagaagaaatattttgctCAATATTATGCTGAATGTATTGATGATTTAAAAATAGGTTATCTCCAACATCTATGACTgtattcaaaaacattttcatcCAGACCTCATTTAAATATATCCCTGCAAAACATTCAGAAGATGGCACAAACACTGATATAGAGGGGTTAAATGTTAAGAGCTCATGATACACATTATTTCCTGATACAAAATCCACACTTAAAATGAGGGTCCCCACTTTTATTTTCCAATAATTTAgaagaaatcaaatttttttttttcttgaaactGCCACTTATTGGACATGTTTAGGGGCAATTACAACTCCAAAATCACAGGAAGGCAACACAAACGTTAGGCACTTACCCATCCAATATGTGGATATTCCCATGACCACGAGACTTTTTAAGTTGCAACCAGAAACCTCCAAAAGTTATAAGACTATCTTCAGCAGCACTTTTTCCTCAACTGGCTTGCAATTATATACACCAGCTACTCTGAAGAGCATCTTCAAAGCATCCCAGACAAATTATCCACAACCAATCCAAGGAAAAGAATGCTGCGATGAATAACAACAAAGGAAAATCAGAAAACAGGGCAGGCAACTGtataaaaatttccattacaACTGAGACtatttggaaaaagaaaaagaaaacgaaaaaaaattaataaaaagtacaATAAGAAGGCTGAACTTTCCATTACCTTCTTCAGGCTACGAGTCACTTGCACCAGCTGCAGCTTGATGAGGAATATCACAATGTTGGAGTGTTGAAGTTGAGATCATTAGAGATTCTGGCAGTCGAGGACCTGTAGCCTGACTTTCAAGGTTATATTCCTCACACAGGAACTTAATTTTGCCATTTGGAGTTTCCTTCGAGTTTGATTTCTTCCTACTGTAGGTTAACAAATAATGAACAAGTTTCACATCAGACCGTGTATCCTTAAAGACAGTACAGTCATCTTGGTAATTACAAGGTTTAGACTCAGATTTCATGCTACTATGAAACCCACTTGAGTTCAACAACAAACTAGAACAACTCTCCTCTCTCTCCTTCATTCTTATTTCAACACCACAATCTTCCTTGCATTCGCTGTGCTTTCTACGCCGTTTATAAACTAACTTAGTTGGTTTCTTTCTGCGCCGTACATAAACCATCTCAGTTGGTTCATTTCCACACCAAGCATAAACTATCTGGGTTGGTTTCTGACTACGCCGAGCATAAACTATCTCAGTTGGTTTCAAGCCACTGAAAACCCTATTACCAGCAATCAAAAACTCCAAACCATTTTGATCACCCAATATTCTATTCTTTGAAATCCTAGGCGAACTATTCATTGCCCTATGCAACCGAAACGCCAATTCAGCATCATCACACTCTTCCAATGCATTACTCGCCAATTCCACAGCCCGCTTGGCCACAATGGCTTTCTTAACCGCCATTTCCCTAGCCTTAACTGCCGCCTCAACCTTCTTCCCCATCGCATAATTCGCATCTTTCACTACAGATTCCAACAACTTAGCCCCCCCACCGTCTCTATTATCCAAAATGCTAGAATTCTTGGCTTTCTTATTGCGCCTGAAATTACCCCTTTTACGAGCAATCTGTTTGGGGACCCAACAATCGATGCAAACCGTAAATTCCGAACCGCAAATAGAGAAGGACCACGGCGGAACAGATTTGCAATttaaaaaacaagttttgtGAAGGGAACGCTTACATTGGCCACAAGAAAAGTAATCTTCGGAGGCTTCTTTAAAACAATAAGAGCAGATTTCGGATGAGTCAACGCGATGATAACATCTAGAGCAGAGGAGAACAATGCGCCACTCGCTGTAAAGCGTTTGAATTCGGTTCTTGCCGTTGGCGGTGTCGGTTCGGGATCCGCAGGCTTGGCATTCTGTCAAGTTGGGGAGGTCCCGGGTCTTTTTGGGGGAAGAGAGATCCAACGGCGGCGGAGTTGTGGGCTTAGCGCAATCGGAGAGGTGGCGCTTGCGAGAAGAGGGAGGGGTGCCGGATGTCGTTCTGAGACCGGGTGCCATAATGATTCCGCTCAGATTGTGAGAGGAGGGGGAATTAGGGTTTTACAGTTACGGTTCGCATTGAAACGAAATTGTGAGGATGAGATTTTGAGGAAATTTTAGGGTTTTGACTTTTGGGAATTTCAAATTCCACGAGATAAGACTGTTTTTACTTTGCGTCACGCTCTTTCCACTCTAATATTAGTGAACCACCCTTGAgtttgacaaattttttttatatattactaTGTACATGGGttctaaatattaaaaagttaaataaaaatacaaattgattgaataaattaatcttttcattttttaacaacttcttctaaaagaaaaaaagtaaaggagaaaaataaaagataaaggaaaaataagaaaaataaaaataaatcatgtttttattcaattttttttttcacttttcaccTCTTGctcaatttttaatcataTGTACATTACAACCTTTCAACTTGCAATTGAGTACGTCCATTATATCTTTTAGTCAgataataatcaaatttattttcattttcttcatagGCATCACTACAAATGTGTATTATCATGAATCCTTGGTTCAGCAGCAGTAACAGGTGTACCTACTGATTGAATCGAACATCAATTGCTGTCAATCTTGACCTAGCTCATTCGATCACAAGATCATGCTCACAAGGAGACGAACATACACTTCAGCATTCAACAACTCGCGAGTGAATCCTTTCGTCAATATTCATGCAACTATGAAGCTGCGTAACCATGATGTCTACCTCTTGAGCGCGGGGGTTGGAGCAATCCCCTGCAAGAAATCTCCAAGCTCGGTCGCCAACATGAACCAAGCTGTAGCCAGCAGAGACCGTCAGCCCTCTCTCTTTCACCAACCGTCTCATTCTCGTTGCGCTTCCCCATAAACCTTCCGCAGCATACATGCTTGATCCAAGCAAATATCCTGCTGAGTTCATAGGCTCCAGCTCAAGAACATGAGAGAGAGCTCCTGCACCAAGCTCACTGTTTCCATGGCTTCTACAGGCACTCAAAATAGCTCCCCAAGCACTTGCACCAGCCTTATGACCATCAGGGATGTGGTTAATCAATTCCACCGCACTGTCAAGCTTTCCAGCACGACCCAACATGTCAATCACGCACGAATAATGTTCCAACCCGAGCACTGTCCCATATTCATGGAccattgattttaaaaaagaaaggccTTCTTCAATTAACCCTCCATGACTACATGCAGATAGTGCTGAGAGAGTAGTTACAGAGTTCGGCTTCAGACCCTGCAATTTCATTTCTGGGAGCAATGCCAATGCTTCTCTGGGAAGACCATTCATACCATACGCTGCTACCATGGCACTCCATGACAAGACATTTTTCTCTGGCATTCCATCGAAGACCTTTCTGGAGGTATCAATGGCACCACATTTTGCATACATATCAACAATTGCAGTTGCAACAGCTACATCGGCTGCAAAGCCACTTCTGATTGCAACTCCATGGGCCCATTTTGACCTTCTCAGTTCAGCAGAAAGAGAACACGCTCCAAGAAGATTTATGATGGTAATGCCAGTGGGCTTCTCCATTGTTTTGCTCATCTCGCAGAAAACCCCAACTGCCTCATCAGGCTTGCCACAGTGAGCTAATCCAGCTACCATGGTGCTCCATGACACCACATCCCTTTCCTTCAAGCCATCGAAAAGTTTCCATGCATGATCAACAAGATTGCACTTCGCATAAGCGTCGATTAAAGAATTTATGACTGATTCATTCGATTCATACTTCTGTCTGATTATTATACAGTGAACAGACTTGCACTGAGATGGGTACACaaaatgtttgcatatttgaAGAAAATTCACAAGAGTCACCTCATCTACCTCAACTCCTTCCTTCCCCATCAAATTAAACAGCAATAAAGCTTCTGAATACTTCTCATTGAGGACAAATCCAGATATGATAGAATTCCATGAAACAATGTTCTTTTGAGACATCTCCCTGTAAACTTGAAAGGCAGAATCAACATCCTTGCACTTTGAATACATATCAATTAAGGTATTCCCTATAAACAAATCATTATTGTCTCCTCTTCTGATCACCACTCCATGGACCAACTTTCCCATATGAATGTCCTCTAATCTTGCGCAGGCCTTTAGAACACTTGCTGTGGTTACACCATCTGGTTGGATCCCATCCTCAGACACCATTTCCTGGAACAACTTCAAGCCAATTTCTGCTTCCTCAATTTGCACATAACCCTCAATCATCACACTCCAAGAGATAACATCTTTATTacacatttcatcaaacaagATTCGCGCGCCCATTAAGTCTGTATCCATATACATGCTCAACAAGGAGTTCTGAATAGAGTCAATGGCACATAATCCACTCCTAATCGTGTACCCATGAATTTCTAATCCTTCATGGTAAGCTCCAATACTGCGGCATGCCTGAATTACAAGAACCAATGTGGAAGCATTCGGTGCAAACCCAGCTACCCTAGCCTTATTAAACCACCTTAAACCTTCTTTTAGAACACCCTGATCAAGGTGcccataaataataatattccaAGACACTGAATCCCTATTCTGCATGCAATCAAAAGCACCCAATGCTGATTCCAAGTCCCCACATTTCATGTAAAAGTCCACAATGGAATTCCCAATGGAAGCAAATGATTGATAACCTTGTTTGATCAAACATGCATGGACTGATTTCCCATCTGTGGGGGAGAGGTTCAGACATGCTTTGAGAATGGGAGGGAACACTGAAGGATCTGATGGATGAACTCCATATCTCTTCATCTCCTGATAGTGAGAAAACACCTCTAGCCATTTTCCAACACGGTATGATTCTTTGATTCTCAAACTCCAGCTTGGGAGCTTTGAACCCCAGAGGTTTGTCGGAAAGCGCATGGCGAATCAAAATACATAATAGTAATTGAAAAGTTCAACATCACCCAACTTGTTAAACTGCTTGTGAAACAACTGAACCCTGCAGACCTGGCTTTCCTCAAATTTTCTCGTTTCTCATATTATATTATGAAGTTGAGTTACAGTTCCTACCTTGTTGACGACGTGCGAGAGAAGGCATGAACTGGTAGTAAAcagaatgaaagaaaaagccGGTAAGACAGGGTGGGCACTTTCAAGAAGCGAATTTTGAAGTAAACGCATAGGGCTGGCAACCCAGATATGATTTCTCACTCATTTTGAATTGTGTCCCAGCCAGTGGAGCTCGAGGCATTAgtgaaaattgaacaaaaacaaaaatgcatATCTagctaattaaataaatgttaaGGCGAAAATCTTATTAcatagaaaaagaataaagaagatGATGATATTCCTACCAAAGCAACAAAGAACCAtaaaaattttcccttttcttctctttgccGTAACAAAAGAATTACATGTGTGAATAAGTGAAagcaagaaggaaaaaaaaaaaatttggccAACTATTATTCACTTATGTTGCAGAGTCGTAAATAATAGTTATCGACCTTTACATATTTAGACCAGTATGACTTGTACTTGGCGATGGCCAGATCCAACCATGGCTTATAGTTTCCATTGTAATGGATGACAGCTGCATTTTCTATCTCAGTTTGGTTGAGGGCTGGGTCATACCCAAGTCCTAAGACATGCCATTTTCGATCCAGTGGATAAGTCAAGTTATAGAATGTGATCAGTCCTGGCGGCAATGTGCCCAGCTTCCAAAGAGTTCTATCCTCATTCTGCAAAGCAGTTTCTTCATCAGTCGCAATATTCAGGAAACTACTGACAAAAAGATGTTTAGAAACTCAGAGTACATAACAATCAAAATGCCTTTTAAGTTATGCTAATATGACAGACATAGGAGAAAACAGTTTTCTgtggagaaaaaaaatataattttgcaTTAGAAGGAAAACAGAAACTTGTAAGAGAATTGAAACGTCAGAAAAGCTGTAGGGAAGCATTACCATATCTTGCCAACGATGATATATTCCTGTTATGTTTCGCTTTCTCCATTCCTTCAAATCAAAAATATTCATCCCAAATGCCCAACCACAAGCATTTGAGTCAAAATTCTCTGAGATTTTTGGATTGGAGAAGTTGAGATACTTGTCAAATCTATGAAAGCTCTCTTTGCAGGTCTCCACTGCACCATTCACCATTCCTTGCAGATCTACATCCCAAAGAGGTGTCAAATCTTTCTGAActacaatatcatcatccaaaaATAGGATCTTGTGGAGTTTTGGGTACACTTCAGGAAGGTAGAATCTAAGATGATTCAGCATCGATAAGTATTTCGGATTCCTGTATTTGAGATGGTCAGATCCAACAGAAAGAGAGGATGGGTGATTTGCCTTGAAATAATATTCTTTAACTCTGGAAGATTCAAGTTGACGAAGAACAGAACAGTAAGAGGAATTCAGCCACTTGAAATCATCGATGTTCTCAACCTGGATTGTTGCTTTTTCAGGTGCATTCAAGATAAACCAcattttcattgcagcaaaATTCAGTTTATCAGTGACTATATGGAAAACATGTTTCTCAGGCTCATTTGCATGCAGCACTGTAGAATTGACAACCACAGATGTTGCCAGTACGTTATCAGAAAAGATGGCATAATGGTATAGAGAAGGGTCTTCAAGCTTTTCTTTATTAAGatcctttttgttttgatatcCATCAATGAAGTAGTCTGCTGCTAGCTGCAGAGGTAGGCAATGCAATGGTTTTGGGACAGTTTTTGCAGCTAGCTGAATCAAGAAGGCACTCCTTTTCTTCAGTGAACCTACATTATCTTCTGCTGACTGAAGCATGGCTCGAAGCTTTCTTGCAACTGTGAGACAATCATAGAGTTGATCCTTTGCTATAGACAGAGCATGGCCCATTGCTTTTGCATGATCAAGTGCACTGGAAATAGAACAACATACTTTCGAATGAAAACCAAAAATACATCTACCTGATAACCAGAAAACAGTGGACATAAAGTAATTATACCTTGGATGAAGCTCAGCATCAGAATTTGCTTCTCCAATAACATGTAGACTTTCTCTGACACATTTCaaaagagaattgtaaagggcattttggttCTTAGACTTAGCAATGTTTGCATATGCCTTCGCCATAATAATCTGGTCACGCATAAGCTTCAAGGTAGAATCAGAATTAggattttcaaaatcttttctccATAGGCTGTATTTTCCCTTGCCAACAGTGTCCATATTTGTCAAGCTCTCAATTGCTGCTGTTGCTTGCATCTGCTTGTCAGCCTCTTTATCTTGACGGATGAGTTCTGCAGTACGGAAATCCCTCCTTTTTTGCCGCAATATCTGAAGAGTATAAATACTATGACAAATCTAGACCAACCATGCAGGATGCATAAAGTAAATACACAGTAGTGTCAGACATTTTACCTGACGCTTGAACTTCACAGGGCTCCATGATGCCCTCTGAAGACTTTGAATTTCACCTTCCTCCAACTGATGATCATCTATAAAATGTTCAACCATTCCTTCAAATGTTTTCCTAGGTTGATATGAATCTTTCAGTTTAAGCACCTAGGAGATAATTTTTCAATCAGGGATGTCAACAACTTGAACTAGGAAACAGTAGATAAATTAGGGCTGatgatataattttctttttcctggCCATGTAACCTGCATAACTGTTGAAACTGTTCAAGCTGATGATAGGACGGTGCTTAGATCATAACCTTATTTTAGCTATAGTAGCTGTTATGAATTTGAACACGATGAATAAGCATTGAAAACTTAATTTTGAGTATAGGACCATGAATTACGAAAACCAgttttgcaaaataaaatggaAGTACCTGTGGGCCCTTAAGGTTGTCAGGATCTCCATTACTAGGGTTTTCCAGAACCCATGAAGCAGAAAGGTCCTTCATTTTCACCCTACTAGTTCTAACAGTGCCAGAAGCATCGCTGTAAGTTGCAATTATGTCAATATCCTGTATGAAACAAATATATATGAGCATCATTAGAATCAGTAGTTAAGAGGAAAAAGCTCCACTCCTTACCTTCTCACTGTCATTGAGAATTAGAGCAGCAGAGGAAGCATCCTCTTCCTGCTCAGTCAATATTCGAGGTTATGCAATGTATTtaagaaaacaattttttcaatGTAAGAAATCATGAAAATGCAGGCAAAGGTATGGCAGACGATAATTAGTCATGGAAACCGccaaatttcaataaatcaaaACTACAACATGATTCAATGGTATAAATATGATGAAGGAACCTTTCTGTCATACTGCGGCTGATATGCTTTAAGTCCCCTTCCACTGAAAGACATAACATTAAACAAACAATCAAAGATCAATTAAATTTAGGAAGAAAAAATctccaaaaataaaacttcTTAGAAATGATCTTACGTTGTTTTATTATCTGATATGTCTGCATCAGCATTAACAATACTGAAAAAAACCTGACAGAATATATACCAGGCATTACCGGTGTCAATTTACATTCTTAAcaataattaactaaaaaacGGCATAGAAAGAGAACAGAGCAAGGAATTAATTATCTAATAAATGCtcgcatttttcattttattttaatattacgATTGATTCGGGTAttaacttaatcaaattacatAAAAGATCTAAAACATTTATAATCGATCCATTAAAACCCTAAAAAGGACAAAACAACTATTTTAAATCCAAATTAAGCAGATTGAGAGAAGTGAGGAGATTTGAGAGTGatagagagagggagagatgCCAGAGTGCGTACAAATATGAAACAGGTGAGTAGAACGGAATCGAAGCGCCAGAAACTCCTCGAACCTGCTTCCATCTATAGGGAAGAGAGATTTGATTTTGGATTTTGCTTAAAGTCCAGTAGGAGTGTGACGAACGAGACTTACATATGTCATCAATCAAGATCGCTATATTTCGCCGTCCTTtgtcccttttttcttttctttttatctgtCTTTGTCGACGACTCGTCGTCTTCTTCAACTACGCGTTTCTCTAAAGTGCGCCCGGAAGCTCACGAAACCAGTGCGGCTCAACCAAATCAGTTCTCCGACCGCTTTGacactttctaatttttcctttttcttttgttaatttGACGATAATgaaagtgatttttttttctattaaaataaAGAGTAAAAGCCGAATTAAtatcacataaaaaaaatatagtaatAGTACTAGCATAATCTTAGCAAAATGTTTTTAGTCAAAACATGTTAAATTGAGGATTTGAAATTAACATGTTGTGTTGGTGCTTCAAATTTTCATGGCTCCACTTGGAAAACAACAAGAGAGTAGGTTATAGCACCGTCAACCACAGATGACTTTAATGgattaaaaaatgttttaccTAAATGAGGATATTATTATGATAAGAAATGATAAGGTTATAATTTTGCTGGGTAATCCAAGTGAgatacataaaatattttatcttttaaattaatatttttatgtatgttatattatcattatttttatattttctctaTAAATTTGAAACCACTTATGACACTATTTAttcaaagaataaaataaaatagttattttatgagaatagaataaggaatgaataaaataaaataattattatattatttggtttataaaattgaataagGTAAGAATTGTTATTATAACTTATTCTGATAGgaatagttttgaaataattaagaaataaatgataaaatgataaaattattttttattataatttaataaattaggcaaaattaatcattattataatttaataatatatttttccttttttaatcttttaattcttattttcattaaaaNattaatatgatttttatttcaatttctttttattttttcactatttgtatttttattttttaatcttttcatttctattttcattaaaaatttaaacactaataacttattattaaattattaatatatttttgtattttaatttctttttactttttctttttttattctcattttttatttgtaggttgtaattattttcaataaataggGACATTTTTGTCCACTAAATTTTTGACTCTATTCCATAGTCATGGAATAGCCATTAACAAGGAGAGGTGGGGAATGGCCAAACCAAGATTTTGGAGAATAACCATTATTCCCAACTTCAAAAAccaaccaaacaaaaaaataaaaatgagaaaggaaTAAGGGGGGCAGTAGCTTAGCTAATCCCCCGCACCAACCGTCCCATTAATGCAATCATTAAAATAACacaattataagaaaaattagcCTCTATGCACATTTTATGTAAGTAAAATCAAGTCATGTATTACAAAATATCTACttttaatccatataatttaatttatgtggAGAAGAGAATATTAACTAATgcaaattatgattattatatTATGGAATCTTTTTAATTCATCTTATTCTAAGTCGATGCTTTTAATCAACCTCACAAAAGAGAAAcaatgtaaaatattaagatataatatttttaaatttttttaaattatttaaataatttttatttttttattaaattcaatcaagtttttatatttttatttcaaatcaaataaatttttataattaatgattgattaaatgttattaattaaaagtcacttattattttttataacatGTAATAGtaacatgaaaaataaaaaatgtcaaGCGATTTGATCATTGTACCACATCTGTCGTGTTATCATTTAATTAcaagttattttttaattaacaacAACAAGTTGATTGTAATAGACCTTTAAGTATATAAGtctatttaattcaaaataaaatataaaaatttaattcaatataataaaaaataaaattttatttaaattttactaaataaatcaaaagatttttttcaagtattataTCAAAGATTAACTATGACCGttcataaaaaattcattGTCCCCATGAaaacgaaaaagaaaaaacaatttatttcGCTCATAAGCAAAATAATTGCAATTTTATTACTCTTCATATTTCTCTGGGATCAGATTATTGAGAAAACacaaagagaaaggaaaagctTAGCCACCAAAAACGAAAACGGAAAGAACATCAGGAGTTTTATCGTACGGTAAGGATCGTATTCatatttgcttcttttttttcttctccaaatAATAGTGGTTTCGCTGGAAGTTCAAAACCGCCCAAACCAGATGCCAACAACTAATCCCAGGCCAAAGCtgagagaaagaaatcaaACAGCTATTAGCACTTTGCCACAGCAGGAAATTACTCAGCCGATTTTCACCTGAAGTACGAATTATAATGTCAGGATCAGGTGCAATTGCCATGTACATGTGCTTCTCAATATCTGCTAACTTTAAAACGTGGTTGCCCTGCCCCGGATTACACATGCTGATCCTCCCTTCTGAAATCGACTCCTGAAGTTGAATCTGAGCCAGCTTTTCTTGACAAGTTTCTTGAATAGCATGTAGGATTTCATTCCTGGAAGTGTAGGCAAAGCAGACTGTGAGCAAAGTATTAGAGTTGTTGGCGGTAGCCACCATCAGTCTCTTGGCTGCATCCTTAATGGGGTCGCTTAAGAGTTCCATGTTCCCTGAGAAATGAACCTTGACTCCATAGCGGCTAAATAAGCTatcttttttacttaattcTAGTTCGATCTTCTCCAGCATCAGATCCATGATATATTGAACTTTGTCAGGCCCACGCTTGAAATTATCGATGCTGAAGGCGTAGGctgttatatattttatcccCAGTTCACAGCAGTAAATAACCATGAGCATGAGGGCCAAATACCCAGCTTTGTGTCCTGCCCCCTCTTTAAGGTTTCGCTGCTCTCCATATCTTCTATTTCCATCCATTATGAAGGAAATGTGAGTAGGGAGTCTACCAACAGAAAGAACAGAGAATATGCATTTTCGTTGTAAGTAGCTCAGTTTCCAGAGGAACCGTCTTGCTGATATACTTATTCCACCTTTCTCCATATGCAGGGTCATCGCTCGATATAAGCAAAACTATTATGATCCCACTCGGTTGGAATTGACATGAAAGTAAGAAGAGATGACAAAAACAATGGTGTTAACTGTGTGTAGAgaggaaggaagaaaaaacagAGCAGCGGATGGAGAGAAAGATTCTTCATTAGTCAGCAAACTCAAAATATATACAAGGATCATATGGCAACACTTGTTTACAAAAGGGACAAGTGTTATTAACTTGAACATGCACAAAGACACCTCATGTCAGCTGGTGTACTACACCTAATAACCACGAAGCAAAATACAAAGTAAAacaaaagataatataaatgcaTGCTGAGTCAATGCATGCTTTATCTCTTACAGGAATAAAGCACTATCCTTTTGTTGTATTTGATAAAGAAAGCGATTCTGATGCAAAGTACTCGCTGTTAAGTTAGTCCATTTCCTTGGCGATACACCATTCCCTTGATATTTTCAAGGCCTCCTCACGCATTGATTTCTAAATAATTACATGCCTATGAAGGTCAACAAGTTGCCCAAATTTGCATCTTACTCAAGCAAGTTACTACAAACTACATACAATATAATATGGTTGAACTTGTTCTGTAAACCGAGTTGTGCTTTATGAATTTGCGAGTCTCAGAGTGACTTCATCTGGTAATTTGTACTTGAACTTTTATAGCACCTTCATGCTTAGCGATTTTTATTTAGAAAG containing:
- the LOC18608350 gene encoding dehydrodolichyl diphosphate synthase 6; this encodes MTLHMEKGGISISARRFLWKLSYLQRKCIFSVLSVGRLPTHISFIMDGNRRYGEQRNLKEGAGHKAGYLALMLMVIYCCELGIKYITAYAFSIDNFKRGPDKVQYIMDLMLEKIELELSKKDSLFSRYGVKVHFSGNMELLSDPIKDAAKRLMVATANNSNTLLTVCFAYTSRNEILHAIQETCQEKLAQIQLQESISEGRISMCNPGQGNHVLKLADIEKHMYMAIAPDPDIIIRTSGENRLSNFLLWQSANSCLISFSQLWPGISCWHLVWAVLNFQRNHYYLEKKKKKQI